From Bradysia coprophila strain Holo2 chromosome IV unlocalized genomic scaffold, BU_Bcop_v1 contig_5, whole genome shotgun sequence, one genomic window encodes:
- the LOC119071737 gene encoding high affinity cationic amino acid transporter 1-like — protein sequence MTLWQALIRRKRYGNADEGGESKLARVLTLFDLTALGVGSTLGLGVYVLAGSVAYEQAGPAVVISFAVAAIASAFAGLCYAEFAARVPKAGSAYVYSYVTIGEFVAFSIGWNLILEYVIGTSSVARGLSGYVDELFEKKMSIYLQSILPIDIDFLANYPDILSFFIIMLLAALLSTGVKESSILNNVFTTVNIITVLIVLVAGGIKCDPANWNIPKDQIPEGIKGGEGGFMPYGIAGIMAGAAKCFYGFVGFDCVATTGEEAKNPQRNIPLSIVISLIIIFLAYFGISTVLTMMWPYYLQNPTAPFPHVFQQIGWIEIKWIVSIGAIFALCTSLLGAMFPLPRVLYAMAQDGILYKILKRIHPKTQTPVVASMLSGLLAAFMALIFDLHQLIDMMSIGTLLAYTIVSVCVLVLRYNDDAMVDEVSVTLPQFLRQLANINFIKRPNSLSSYITKIGVVVFSALSIVLCSILGYADITSVVTIVLISIVCGAMALVVLIIGRQPPADDNLSFKVPWVPVVPCLSVFINLYLMFQLDMHTWIRFVVWIVIGYIIYFTYGIQHSVEGDLARKEKLKESKAVNSFYEANHIALMPNEKIFNSSYTVATNI from the exons ATGACACTGTGGCAAGCCTTGATTCGACGGAAAAGATATGGAAATGCCGATGAAGGCGGCGAATCAAAATTGGCTCGAGTACTCACCCTATTCGATCTAACGGCGTTGGGTGTTGGAAGTACACTTGGTCTTGGCGTCTACGTCTTAGCTGGATCGGTTGCGTATGAACAAGCAGGCCCAGCGGTTGTCATTTCCTTTGCAG TGGCAGCTATAGCTTCGGCTTTCGCGGGATTGTGTTATGCTGAATTTGCAGCTCGTGTCCCGAAGGCTGGCTCGGCGTACGTATACAGTTATGTTACGATTGGAGAATTCGTTGCTTTTAGTATTGGTTGGAATTTGATATTAGAATATGTTATCG GCACATCAAGTGTGGCGCGCGGACTCAGCGGTTATGTTGACGAATTGTTTGAGAAAAAGATGAGCATTTATTTGCAGAGTATCTTACCGATCGACATTGACTTTCTTGCCAACTATCCGGACATTCTTTCGTTCTTCATCATCATGCTACTGGCCGCACTTCTGTCGACCGGTGTAAAAGAGTCCAGCATCCTAAATAACGTCTTCACAACAGTAAACATCATAACAGTCCTGATTGtactggttgctggtggaataAAAT GTGATCCAGCCAATTGGAACATACCAAAAGATCAAATTCCAGAAGGAATTAAAGGTGGTGAAGGGGGATTTATGCCTTATGGAATCGCTG GCATTATGGCTGGAGcggcaaaatgtttttacggTTTCGTCGGTTTTGATTGCGTCGCTACAACCGGAGAGGAAGCTAAGAATCCACAGAGAAACATTCCACTGTCAATTGTCATCTCACTGATCATCATATTCTTAG CGTACTTCGGCATATCAACCGTTTTAACAATGATGTGGCCGTACTACTTGCAG AATCCCACAGCACCGTTTCCGCATGTCTTTCAACAAATTGGTTGGATAGAAATCAAATGGATTGTATCGATCGGAGCAATTTTCGCATTATGTACAAGTTTACTGGGAGCAATGTTTCCGTTGCCCCGAGTCCTGTATGCCATGGCTCAAGACggaattttgtacaaaatattgaaGCGAATCCATCCGAAAACACAGACACCAGTCGTAGCATCAATGTTGTCCGGCTTATTAGCCGCATTTATGGCTCTGATTTTCGATTTACATCAACTTATCGATATGATGTCCATTGGAACGCTGCTGGCGTACACAATAGTTTCGGTTTGTGTATTGGTACTACGATACAACGATGATGCGATGGTCGATGAAGTCAGTGTAACATTGCCGCAATTTTTACGACAACTGGCTAACATAAATTTCATCAAACGTCCCAACAGTCTCTCCTCATACATTACGAAAATCGGAGTTGTTGTATTCAGTGCATTATCAATCGTACTTTGTTCAATCTTAGGGTATGCAGATATTACATCGGTTGTAACAATTGTATTGATTAGTATTGTTTGTGGCGCAATGGCACTTGTTGTGCTGATTATCGGCAGACAACCTCCGGCCGATGATAATTTATCGTTTAAAGTACCCTGGGTGCCCGTTGTGCCATGTTTGAGTGTGTTCATCAATTTGTATTTGATGTTCCAATTGGACATGCATACGTGGATTCGGTTCGTCGTTTGGATTGTAATTG GCTACATTATCTACTTCACGTACGGTATACAGCATTCGGTGGAAGGTGACCTTGCCAGGAAGGAGAAGCTGAAAGAATCAAAAGCGGTAAATTCGTTCTATGAAGCCAATCACATAGCATTGATGCCGaacgagaaaattttcaactcaAGTTATACCGTTGCGACGAATATTTAA